The Temnothorax longispinosus isolate EJ_2023e chromosome 12, Tlon_JGU_v1, whole genome shotgun sequence genome includes a window with the following:
- the LOC139823362 gene encoding uncharacterized protein isoform X1 → MWPVAGCAITICFVYIGCATKTAITTTAIRMIDENANEGSATRDRGRYKESLRTSKHISPEGRFDRFPDIERYYHYCQDTNERDKRSPDLQYGLHVFDVAPQWALPNNFMQWIDLQALVAHNTVEDIVDLYHKTKDTTESINLNSIYSSNLSPTTPYDDRIVNSNVLAGTVNESLSKITGNLQKEQKNRLSNCQKDFGEGTDSLTISKTTEPTYTFVKDKIKILSESQKEICYDANISLFSCASKRSIDTQGIGLKVTSDNIEHGKEPCDPNCITSVDNEPLDLVVNSKGSTQRSHTYSETKDRPCDYPHSSGVDKKILPADGAISRQLDHSPNVQSFYNAKYKTVDYGLLKLSDLNELSCNSDKGKELFKTIGKLHASSGEVNGKVISNGDLKQESVHVLDKYVTHVLPSRLSGSKSTASSWKYLQSNVKCNNIKKECCSEEEVHKSENTDLVAACYPRLSNWACFEMSGQYPGHSRPPVGTPPPQTVWNHLTMTPGQAINMHPTALSGATLSPAGFYTHPSMARASHLSSQLTPQLAHTQAPPTWHTPTVPSKSITPANTPGNPLFNLQMLVDNRQNQNQYRNSPGSQSTLDLSSTSEITSENYSRITQDIPISLTARNVDKGSRNGNIISPPIPLNGETSSDSGISSSVPTPNSVSEPVSLSTKEVTTPKITVKNFESNLKGVANLHDKIKEMNVDNFTQKVINLPPSVTIERVVADKKESEASTKAKDTLSVIAQVPRNVLPVIVNLTSKMEKDVTDSPKRESSSERDRKHEETSVRSPKNLPKRGKKGVDSLLEKLEGGNKKLGSTENIGSVIVMPVEEKDTSSVKSMSPERQKSKSPTREDEVVSPAFSNDDSNDNTKQRRKRKLEKPVRLSKDSKTEVEDMELEPTEPTEPRIIDPLLEETTSSTVAADVKTSEEQIAREVDERISDKTTMDEITEEISEESRPIRRRSSSEETTASNSTLTNQRTRRKSSEDVLSEFPKVISPKDTTATATTNPFVEVESELAKMFAGIVEADPEVKNEESKAELVSAQIQGDSTAVKFEGLENSILPMTDSQNVQSNPIDVSSTVDTKLSGKRGKKGKMQGGKRKISRSTENIFGTTDDSPPKEVKKRRTSKGSKKQDQASKKAKKNTKIDGLREMAYDSGSNASSIRSRGPVVHVEGPRDSPLSIQVVNAPREEEEEKSKEKRKSVGNGNGGRSKRLSHQNDLDYRGKVSRAGLFSSTLSSRYDAHTTDSTWVCVFCKQGPHSVIPGDPSRPHPNLAGPHIATGTYTVPAGVLSDLFGPYLIGKERLEDGILSADEQEITTEQKKGGKNKRSLRYAGLADQFSAKMGKKKRNSVESNTNTIFTGMTLHPGGEEQRWEVWLHEQCAVWAAGVYMAGGRVTGLQEAVWDAAKSVCDACGLTGANIGCVKRGCKAVSHYPCALTKGWHLDTNQYIPKCNLHRVT, encoded by the exons ATGTGGCCAGTGGCGGGCTGCGCCATAACGATATGTTTTGTTTACATCGGGTGCGCGACGAAGACAGCGATTACGACAACGGCGATTAGGATGATCGACGAAAATGCGAATGAAGGATCGGCGACCCGCGACCGTGGCCGATACAAAG AATCTCTGCGAACGTCTAAGCATATATCGCCGGAAGGGAGGTTCGATAGGTTTCCGGATATAGAGCGATATTACCACTATTGTCAAGATACAAATGAGAGAGATAAACGTAGTCCAGACCTACAGTATG GACTACATGTATTTGACGTTGCGCCACAATGGGCGCTACCGAACAATTTTATGCAGTGGATCGACCTGCAAGCATTGGTAGCACATAATACTGTGGAGGACATTGTTGATTTATATCACAAAACGAAAGATACCACGGAATCTATTAATCTAAACTCGATATATTCTTCAAACTTATCACCAACAACACCATACGATGATAGGATAGTGAATTCTAACGTACTGGCTGGTACAGTTAATGAATCACTGTCCAAAATAACGGGAAACCTGCAGAAGGAACAAAAGAATAGGCTGAGCAACTGCCAGAAGGATTTCGGTGAAGGGACAGACTCGCTAACCATCAGTAAAACGACGGAACCCACGTATACGTTCGTGaaagataaaatcaaaattttgtcCGAATCGCAGAAAGAAATTTGTTATGACGCAAATATTAGCCTGTTCAGTTGTGCGTCGAAGCGTTCAATCGATACGCAAGGTATTGGATTGAAAGTCACGTCGGACAATATTGAGCACGGTAAAGAACCTTGTGACCCCAATTGCATCACTTCTGTAGATAACGAGCCACTTGATTTAGTAGTAAATTCGAAAGGAAGTACACAACGCAGCCATACTTACAGTGAGACGAAAGATCGACCTTGCGATTATCCGCATTCGTCAGGTGTCGATAAGAAGATCCTTCCAGCAGATGGTGCCATTTCAAGACAATTAGACCATTCCCCTAATGTACAGAGTTTTTATAACGCAAAGTACAAGACAGTAGATTACGGTTTATTGAAGCTTTCCGATTTAAATGAGTTGTCATGTAATTCGGACAAAGGTAAAGAATTATTCAAGACCATCGGTAAATTGCATGCCAGTAGTGGTGAGGTAAATGGGAAGGTTATATCAAACGGCGATTTGAAGCAAGAGAGTGTGCATGTTCTGGACAAGTACGTCACGCATGTATTGCCATCACGCTTAAGTGGCAGTAAATCGACAGCATCGTCCTGGAAATATTTACAGTCGAATGTCAAATGTAACAATATCAAGAAAGAATGCTGCAGTGAGGAAGAGGTACACAAGTCAGAAAATACCGATCTAGTGGCCGCCTGCTACCCGAGATTAAGCAATTGGGCGTGTTTCGAAATGTCAGGACAGTATCCAGGTCATAGCCGACCACCGGTTGGCACACCTCCACCGCAAACTGTCTGGAACCATCTCACTATGACGCCGGGTCaag CTATCAATATGCACCCGACAGCGTTGTCCGGTGCTACGTTGAGTCCAGCCGGGTTCTACACACATCCATCCATGGCACGAGCGTCCCATCTATCGTCTCAACTCACTCCGCAACTTGCTCATACGCAAGCACCACCGACATGGCATACACCCACGGTTCCCTCGAAGAGCATCACGCCGGCGAACACGCCGGGCAATCCCCTGTTCAATTTACAAATGTTGGTGGACAATcggcaaaatcaaaatcaatATAGAAATTCGCCTGGTTCTCAGAGCACCTTAGATCTCTCGTCTACATCGGAGATCACTTCGGAGAATTATTCTCGGATAACTCAAGATATTCCCATCAGCTTGACTGCGAGAAATGTGGATAAAGGTAGTCGAAACGGAAATATAATCTCACCACCGATACCGCTTAACGGGGAGACTTCGTCGGACAGCGGAATCAGTTCGTCCGTACCGACGCCAAACTCCGTCAGTGAACCAGTCTCGCTGTCGACGAAGGAGGTCACCACTCCTAAGATAACGGTGAAAAACTTCGAGAGCAATCTAAAGGGAGTCGCGAATCTTCATGATAAGATTAAGGAAATGaatgtagataattttacgcaGAAAGTGATAAATTTGCCGCCTAGTGTAACGATAGAGAGGGTGGTCGCGGACAAAAAGGAATCCGAAGCTTCTACAAAAGCTAAGGATACGTTGAGTGTTATCGCGCAAGTGCCAAGGAACGTCTTACCTGTTATAGTCAATCTCACGTCCAAGATGGAGAAAGATGTCACGGACAGTCCTAAGCGAGAATCGTCTTCTGAGAGGGACAGAAAGCACGAGGAAACGAGCGTGAGGTCACCTAAGAACTTGCCGAAGAGAGGCAAAAAGGGCGTAGATTCTCTGTTGGAGAAATTAGAAGGGGGGAATAAGAAGCTCGGGAGTACCGAGAATATCGGTTCGGTGATCGTGATGCCGGTAGAGGAAAAGGACACGTCCAGCGTTAAAAGTATGTCGCCGGAGAGGCAGAAGTCTAAATCACCGACACGGGAGGATGAGGTCGTATCGCCGGCTTTCAGTAATGACGACTCGAACGACAACACCAAGCAACGTAGGAAACGAAAACTGGAGAAACCTGTGAGGCTGAGCAAGGACTCGAAAACAGAGGTCGAGGATATGGAACTTGAACCCACGGAACCGACGGAACCGAGGATTATCGACCCGTTATTGGAAGAGACAACCAGTTCCACAGTGGCGGCCGACGTTAAAACGTCGGAGGAGCAGATCGCCAGAGAAGTGGACGAGAGAATATCGGACAAGACAACAATGGACGAGATCACGGAGGAAATATCAGAAGAAAGTCGACCGATTCGAAGGCGGAGTAGTAGCGAGGAAACCACGGCTAGTAACTCGACACTGACAAATCAGAGAACGCGAAGAAAATCCAGCGAGGATGTATTGTCCGAATTCCCGAAAGTAATAAGTCCAAAGGATACAACGGCGACAGCGACGACAAATCCTTTTGTCGAGGTCGAGTCGGAACTGGCGAAGATGTTCGCCGGAATCGTGGAAGCGGATCCGGAGGTCAAAAATGAAGAATCAAAAGCGGAACTCGTGAGCGCGCAGATCCAAGGCGATAGCACCGCTGTGAAATTCGAAGGTCTTGAAAATAGTATTCTACCGATGACAGATTCTCAGAACGTTCAGAGCAATCCCATCGATGTTTCCTCCACAGTGGACACGAAACTATCGGGGAAAAGGGGTAAGAAAGGGAAGATGCAGGGTGGTAAGAGAAAGATCTCTAGGTCGACAGAGAACATTTTTGGCACGACGGACGATTCTCCGCCGAAAGAGGTGAAGAAGAGACGGACATCCAAAGGTTCGAAGAAACAAGACCAAGCTTCGAAGAAAGCGAAGAAAAACACCAAGATTGACGGCCTGAGGGAGATGGCGTATGATTCTGGTTCGAACGCGAGTTCGATCAGGTCGCGAGGGCCAGTGGTTCACGTGGAGGGGCCAAGGGACAGTCCGTTGAGTATCCAAGTGGTTAATGCACCacgggaagaggaggaggagaagagcAAAGAGAAGCGGAAAAGCGTCGGCAACGGAAACGGAGGCCGAAGCAAGAGGCTCAGTCATCAAAACGATTTAGATTACAGGG GTAAAGTCAGTAGAGCAGGTCTCTTCAGTTCAACGTTGTCTTCGCGATACGACGCGCATACTACGGACTCGACCTGGGTCTGCGTATTTTGCAAGCAAGGTCCACATTCTGTTATACCTGGAGATCCGTCCAGACCACATCCGAATTTGGCCGGACCGCATATCGCAACTGGAACGTACACG GTTCCAGCCGGCGTGTTAAGCGATTTATTTGGACCATATTTGATCGGCAAAGAGCGGTTGGAGGATGGCATTTTATCGGCCGACGAACAAGAAATTACAACGGAACAAAAGAAAGGCGGCAAGAACAAGAGGAGCTTGAGGTACGCGGGTCTGGCTGACCAGTTTTCCGCGAAGATGGGCAAGAAGAAGCGGAATTCCGTTGAAAGTAACACAAACACCATTTTTACGGGTATGACTCTCCATCCCGGCGGAGAGGAACAACGTTGGGAGGTGTGGCTTCACGAGCAGTGTGCGGTATGGGCGGCCGGGGTGTACATGGCGG GCGGCAGAGTGACAGGATTGCAAGAAGCTGTGTGGGACGCCGCTAAATCAGTATGCGACGCTTGCGGCTTGACAGGCGCAAATATTGGTTGCGTGAAACGTGGCTGTAAAGCTGTCTCGCATTATCCGTGCGCGCTGACGAAAGGCTGGCACCTCGACACAAATCAGTACATACCTAAGTGTAATCTTCATCGAGTTACGTGA